A portion of the Sabethes cyaneus chromosome 3, idSabCyanKW18_F2, whole genome shotgun sequence genome contains these proteins:
- the LOC128740523 gene encoding zinc finger protein weckle-like, with the protein METRWINWCRLCANEETSWNLESLDELNKIIVRHLNFSLQEISNAASNVCNECYSFVHKLDSFRKRYQQTHRMLLELYSIKENDFSEIKLDETRFRFLEDSAEILVKEEDIFPETVAWAADACLNSNIPEDDADFVLSVKDETKFDSRRKKRKLSRVSCDSKNDDLSDSVSSEERHSPAVSANENSADETSDFNPDFEIEDEKPPKATKRKPRAKSKNSPEKKRVLKPRPRCEACDSEFRHRSAYLQHLETKHSQSEELLFPCASCPKRFASARRQKEHAETHLPPELKMIHPCRFCDKKFSKMTSVVTHIKAIHAGERPYICEECGKDFSTKGWLKEHQTSHSDERHFLCPQCPKAFKNMPALKIHIDTHSDTQYVCPQCGLRLNTKRTLRRHMVVHSDQKRFKCQYCGNEFKRSKTLKNHLMLHTGYRPYKCPFCEKSFASGPNCRQHKKSAHPEELAALEASGHEIWAADVPKLEQLQPKNPPVIE; encoded by the exons ATGGAAACTAGATGGATAAATTGGTGCCGATTGTGTGCCAACGAAGAAACTAGTTGGAACCTAGAATCTCTTGATGAGCTAAATAAGATCATAGTGAGACATTTAAACTTTTCG TTACAGGAAATATCCAACGCCGCTAGCAACGTCTGCAATGAATGTTACAGTTTTGTTCATAAACTGGATAGTTTTAGGAAACGGTATCAGCAAACACATAGAATGCTACTAGAATTATACTCCATAAAAGAGAATGACTTTTCCGAGATTAAACTTGATGAAACCCGGTTTCGGTTTTTAGAAGATTCCGCAGAAATTTTGGTTAAAGAAGAAGACATTTTTCCCGAAACGGTTGCCTGGGCTGCGGACGCCTGTCTTAATTCGAATATTCCCGAAGACGATGCCGATTTTGTGCTTTCGGtgaaagatgaaacaaaattCGATTCTCGGAGGAAAAAAA GAAAATTGAGTAGAGTTTCATGTGATTCTAAGAACGATGATTTATCCGATAGCGTATCATCAGAAGAACGGCATTCACCTGCCGTTTCAGCGAATGAAAACTCAGCGGATGAGACGTCAGATTTCAATCCTGACTTTGAGATCGAAGATGAAAAACCTCCGAAAGCTACAAAGCGAAAACCCCGCGCCAAGTCAAAAAACTCACCGGAGAAAAAAAGGGTTCTCAAGCCGCGACCACGGTGTGAAGCCTGCGACAGTGAATTCCGCCATAGATCCGCCTATTTACAGCATCTCGAGACAAAACATTCGCAATCGGAAGAGCTGCTGTTTCCCTGTGCTTCTTGTCCGAAACGATTCGCTTCGGCTAGACGCCAGAAAGAGCACGCCGAAACGCATTTACCACCCGAGCTGAAAATGATACATCCATGTCGTTTTTGTGataaaaa GTTTAGTAAGATGACAAGTGTCGTAACACACATCAAAGCAATTCATGCCGGCGAACGACCGTACATTTGTGAGGAGTGTGGTAAAGATTTTTCAACTAAAGGATGGTTGAAAGAACATCAGACGTCTCATAGCGATGAACGACATTTTCTCTGTCCACAATGTCCGAAAGCGTTCAAGAATATGCCGGCTTTGAAG ATACACATAGATACTCACTCTGACACGCAATACGTCTGCCCGCAATGTGGACTTCGTTTGAATACGAAACGTACCCTCAGGCGGCACATGGTTGTGCATTCGGATCAGAAGAGATTCAAATGCCAATACTGTGGTAACGAATTTAAACGCTCGAAGACGTTGAAGAACCACTTGATGCTTCACACTGGCTATCGGCCATATAAATGTCCATTTTGTGAAAAATCCTTCGCCAGTGGACCCAACTGTCGTCAGCACAAAAAGAGTGCCCATCCGGAGGAACTGGCTGCGCTAGAAGCATCCGGGCATGAAATTTGGGCTGCAGATGTACCGAAGCTGGAACAGCTGCAGCCGAAAAATCCCCCTGTTATTGAGTAA